The Ornithodoros turicata isolate Travis chromosome 7, ASM3712646v1, whole genome shotgun sequence genome includes a region encoding these proteins:
- the LOC135400672 gene encoding uncharacterized protein LOC135400672 isoform X1: protein MPYKCCVSRCKGNYEKGQKVTVFSFPKDPVLREKWISVVPRKSKNTKITNSTKVCERHFEKRYLLTTSRYEDKRTGRVLEAPLSNARLAPDAVPTIFPERSALCNRTLRLPAAQNVTVQKLILVPAAIQPRLTVVQAPQQEAKASPVVDAFGAIQKLKTSNFWTVISTDARVMFLHVVLDGCPTIKYSVVVEKHLTVKFFMAHAQMFKVGDYIVPSLIKDHVDVTFLLDKVEKFDETAKSFSYQDKVNMAVPFVLSTFNMVKREAPEEQADTLDFLCEQIRIFQTQSPKYSSTLLVFACLLYTLSSQAYNFLRNSSGLTLPHPTTVRRICPGPRKDSKDLGSKKSETHLLSYIRERVKHLAEHQRVVTLQMDEIELKEYCTSKAKSGSPEPITSVHVFMLQSVLTDNREVVHVLPVTKQTGVDELHSVVKKLILGLEKQGLTVIAVIADNNPTYKLVMSNFATPSPKLDIVYPHPTNCSRPLFFIIDPVHLLKCVRNNWICNQNLGRHLTFPDFGTTISAFKARDALTASYEAVQKFQNHQDPNMYKPRNAAMDRTFNPTRLERQSAEKLFATATAHALRAEMKNLSLEYAAGTATFVEIIAKWWSVVNVRTVNDTRTSQNELQSPITSMEGPQIEFLSEFIDWLDAWEEIDGVAGRLERDTCSALHLTCYSLIELTRYCLEELRLGTVLLGKFQTDRLQDRFGSHKVV, encoded by the exons ATGCCATACAAATGTTGCGTAAGCAGATGCAAAGGAAATTACGAGAAGGGGCAGAAGGTTACGGTGTTCTCATTTCCCAAGGACCCAGTACTACGAGAGAAGTGGATTAGCGTGGTGCCAAGAAAGAGCAAGAACACTAAAATAACCAACTCAACAAAG GTTTGCGAGCGCCACTTTGAAAAACGCTACTTGCTGACGACGTCTCGCTACGAAGACAAGCGGACCGGTAGGGTCCTCGAGGCGCCCCTCAGCAATGCACGACTTGCACCAGACGCAGTTCCAACAATATTTCCCGAACGATCTGCTCTATGTAACCGCACTCTACGTCTGCCAGCGGCCCAGAACGTCACAGTGCAAAAACTCATTCTAGTCCCAGCCGCTATTCAGCCCCGCCTGACTGTGGTGCAAGCTCCTCAGCAAGAGGCCAAAGCCAGCCCTGTCGTCGATGCATTCGGTGCCATCCAAAAACTGAAGACCTCCAACTTCTGGACTGTGATTTCTACGGATGCGCGTGTCATGTTCCTTCACGTCGTACTTGATGGCTGCCCGACAATCAAGTATTCCGTAGTTGTTGAGAAGCACCTCACAGTCAAGTTCTTCATGGCGCATGCTCAGATGTTCAAGGTCGGGGATTACATTGTTCCCAGTCTCATTAAGGATCACGTGGACGTCACTTTCCTTCTGGACAAGGTGGAAAAGTTTGACGAAACCGCCAAGAGCTTTTCATACCAGGACAAGGTAAACATGGCCGTGCCGTTCGTGTTGTCCACGTTCAATATGGTGAAGAGGGAGGCACCGGAAGAGCAGGCCGACACCCTGGACTTTCTGTGCGAACAGATTCGTATATTTCAGACGCAGTCACCTAAATATTCATCCACGCTCCTCGTATTTGCATGCCTGCTGTACACGCTATCATCTCAAGCGTACAACTTTCTCAGGAACTCTTCGGGTTTAACTTTGCCGCACCCGACCACAGTGAGGCGAATCTGCCCGGGACCTCGCAAGGACAGCAAAGACCTCGGCAGCAAGAAGAGTGAAACTCATCTCCTGTCCTACATACGTGAGCGCGTTAAGCACCTGGCAGAACACCAGAGGGTGGTGACCTTGCAGATGGATGAAATAGAACTGAAGGAATACTGCACCTCTAAGGCCAAGAGTGGGTCACCCGAGCCCATCACGTCTGTGCATGTGTTTATGCTTCAAAGTGTGCTGACCGACAACAGGGAAGTTGTACACGTCCTCCCCGTGACGAAGCAGACGGGCGTTGATGAGTTGCACTCTGTTGTTAAGAAACTCATCCTCGGTCTGGAGAAGCAAGGACTTACTGTGATCGCAGTGATCGCGGACAATAATCCGACCTATAAATTGGTGATGTCAAATTTTGCGACGCCATCTCCGAAGCTCGACATCGTTTATCCGCATCCCACAAACTGCAGCCGCCCGCTGTTCTTCATCATCGACCCCGTGCACCTCTTGAAGTGCGTGCGGAACAACTGGATCTGCAACCAGAACCTCGGCCGGCACTTGACCTTCCCAGACTTCGGTACCACTATCTCTGCGTTCAAAGCGCGGGATGCCTTGACAGCATCCTACGAAGCTGTTCAAAAGTTTCAGAACCACCAGGACCCAAATATGTACAAGCCTCGAAATGCTGCCATGGACAGAACGTTCAACCCTACCCGGTTGGAGCGTCAGAGTGCAGAAAAGCTTTTCGCTACTGCCACGGCTCATGCACTGAGAGCAGAGATGAAAAATCTTAGCTTGGAATATGCAGCCGGGACGGCTACCTTTGTGGAAATAATTGCAAAGTGGTGGTCCGTGGTGAACGTCAGAACTGTCAATGACACACGGACGTCGCAGAACGAGCTGCAGTCGCCCATAACATCGATGGAGGGACCGCAGATTGAGTTCTTGAGCGAGTTCATAGACTGGCTCGATGCATGGGAGGAAATAGACGGGGTCGCTGGAAGGCTGGAACGCGACACGTGCAGTGCGTTGCATCTAACCTGTTACTCTTTGATCGAACTAACGAGGTACTGTCTGGAAGAACTTAGGTTGGGAACCGTCCTGTTGGGGAAATTTCAGACGGACCGGCTGCAGGACAGATTTGGATCTCATAAAGTCGTGTGA
- the LOC135399707 gene encoding uncharacterized protein LOC135399707: MPCAVPGCVNKGSTSTNRLLHRIPKNEPARGTWLKLIGRHDVPPGVGLKICHLHFTPDDYVRNISLARSLGVNFDAVLKRGVTPSLNLPGATSQSSKRRKTEDRRAAASTSADSKPRVTQPYSEEVLQTVPKTAVEHDTPSVPAVHSMEMSTFAKQQSAQALQEQHLMRQDIPASNEEAHDKTVDKSVIPECPMRADAAIQTMSIKYDTEGTQVDFCVKSRRETGVQVNLVDNPHPPPSPIRC, from the exons ATGCCGTGCGCCGTTCCGGGTTGCGTAAACAAAGGAAGTACATCCACGAACCGTCTCTTGCACAGGATACCTAAGAACGAGCCAGCAAGAGGCACATGGCTCAAACTGATTGGCCGGCATGATGTTCCTCCTGGCGTTGGATTAAAAATATGTCACCTCCATTTCACTCCTGACGACTATGTGAGGAACATAAGCCTTGCGCGCTCGTTAGGGGTGAACTTCGACGCTGTCTTGAAACGTGGGGTTACTCCGTCGCTGAATCTACCAGGCGCAACAAGTCAGTCCAGCAAACGGCGCAAGACTGAAGACCGGCGTGCAGCTGCTTCTACTAGCGCCGATTCGAAACCAAGG GTTACTCAGCCGTATAGCGAGGAAGTTTTGCAGACAGTTCCCAAAACAGCCGTGGAGCATGACACACCTAGTGTTCCAGCAGTGCACAGCATGGAG ATGTCCACATTTGCAAAGCAGCAAAGTGCGCAAGCTTTGCAAGAGCAACACTTGATGCGCCAAGATATCCCAGCTTCAAATGAGGAG GCACATGACAAAACTGTTGACAAGTCTGTGATACCTGAATGCCCCATGAGGGCTGATGCAGCGATCCAGACAATGTCGATAAAGTACGACACGGAAG GTACGCAGGTGGACTTCTGCGTGAAATCACGGAGGGAGACCGGCGTGCAAGTGAATCTCGTGGATAACCCACATCCTCCACCGTCACCAATCCGGTGCTGA
- the LOC135400672 gene encoding uncharacterized protein LOC135400672 isoform X2, translated as MPTRCCVPRCRGNFTGGPRVRVFSFPVDEPRRGEWIRQIRRKDFTPIKSSKVCERHFEKRYLLTTSRYEDKRTGRVLEAPLSNARLAPDAVPTIFPERSALCNRTLRLPAAQNVTVQKLILVPAAIQPRLTVVQAPQQEAKASPVVDAFGAIQKLKTSNFWTVISTDARVMFLHVVLDGCPTIKYSVVVEKHLTVKFFMAHAQMFKVGDYIVPSLIKDHVDVTFLLDKVEKFDETAKSFSYQDKVNMAVPFVLSTFNMVKREAPEEQADTLDFLCEQIRIFQTQSPKYSSTLLVFACLLYTLSSQAYNFLRNSSGLTLPHPTTVRRICPGPRKDSKDLGSKKSETHLLSYIRERVKHLAEHQRVVTLQMDEIELKEYCTSKAKSGSPEPITSVHVFMLQSVLTDNREVVHVLPVTKQTGVDELHSVVKKLILGLEKQGLTVIAVIADNNPTYKLVMSNFATPSPKLDIVYPHPTNCSRPLFFIIDPVHLLKCVRNNWICNQNLGRHLTFPDFGTTISAFKARDALTASYEAVQKFQNHQDPNMYKPRNAAMDRTFNPTRLERQSAEKLFATATAHALRAEMKNLSLEYAAGTATFVEIIAKWWSVVNVRTVNDTRTSQNELQSPITSMEGPQIEFLSEFIDWLDAWEEIDGVAGRLERDTCSALHLTCYSLIELTRYCLEELRLGTVLLGKFQTDRLQDRFGSHKVV; from the exons ATGCCTACCCGCTGTTGCGTTCCACGATGTCGTGGAAATTTCACTGGCGGTCCCAGAGTTCGTGTGTTTTCTTTCCCGGTCGACGAACCGCGCCGAGGGGAATGGATACGACAAATAAGACGAAAGGATTTTACCCCGATCAAGTCGTCAAAA GTTTGCGAGCGCCACTTTGAAAAACGCTACTTGCTGACGACGTCTCGCTACGAAGACAAGCGGACCGGTAGGGTCCTCGAGGCGCCCCTCAGCAATGCACGACTTGCACCAGACGCAGTTCCAACAATATTTCCCGAACGATCTGCTCTATGTAACCGCACTCTACGTCTGCCAGCGGCCCAGAACGTCACAGTGCAAAAACTCATTCTAGTCCCAGCCGCTATTCAGCCCCGCCTGACTGTGGTGCAAGCTCCTCAGCAAGAGGCCAAAGCCAGCCCTGTCGTCGATGCATTCGGTGCCATCCAAAAACTGAAGACCTCCAACTTCTGGACTGTGATTTCTACGGATGCGCGTGTCATGTTCCTTCACGTCGTACTTGATGGCTGCCCGACAATCAAGTATTCCGTAGTTGTTGAGAAGCACCTCACAGTCAAGTTCTTCATGGCGCATGCTCAGATGTTCAAGGTCGGGGATTACATTGTTCCCAGTCTCATTAAGGATCACGTGGACGTCACTTTCCTTCTGGACAAGGTGGAAAAGTTTGACGAAACCGCCAAGAGCTTTTCATACCAGGACAAGGTAAACATGGCCGTGCCGTTCGTGTTGTCCACGTTCAATATGGTGAAGAGGGAGGCACCGGAAGAGCAGGCCGACACCCTGGACTTTCTGTGCGAACAGATTCGTATATTTCAGACGCAGTCACCTAAATATTCATCCACGCTCCTCGTATTTGCATGCCTGCTGTACACGCTATCATCTCAAGCGTACAACTTTCTCAGGAACTCTTCGGGTTTAACTTTGCCGCACCCGACCACAGTGAGGCGAATCTGCCCGGGACCTCGCAAGGACAGCAAAGACCTCGGCAGCAAGAAGAGTGAAACTCATCTCCTGTCCTACATACGTGAGCGCGTTAAGCACCTGGCAGAACACCAGAGGGTGGTGACCTTGCAGATGGATGAAATAGAACTGAAGGAATACTGCACCTCTAAGGCCAAGAGTGGGTCACCCGAGCCCATCACGTCTGTGCATGTGTTTATGCTTCAAAGTGTGCTGACCGACAACAGGGAAGTTGTACACGTCCTCCCCGTGACGAAGCAGACGGGCGTTGATGAGTTGCACTCTGTTGTTAAGAAACTCATCCTCGGTCTGGAGAAGCAAGGACTTACTGTGATCGCAGTGATCGCGGACAATAATCCGACCTATAAATTGGTGATGTCAAATTTTGCGACGCCATCTCCGAAGCTCGACATCGTTTATCCGCATCCCACAAACTGCAGCCGCCCGCTGTTCTTCATCATCGACCCCGTGCACCTCTTGAAGTGCGTGCGGAACAACTGGATCTGCAACCAGAACCTCGGCCGGCACTTGACCTTCCCAGACTTCGGTACCACTATCTCTGCGTTCAAAGCGCGGGATGCCTTGACAGCATCCTACGAAGCTGTTCAAAAGTTTCAGAACCACCAGGACCCAAATATGTACAAGCCTCGAAATGCTGCCATGGACAGAACGTTCAACCCTACCCGGTTGGAGCGTCAGAGTGCAGAAAAGCTTTTCGCTACTGCCACGGCTCATGCACTGAGAGCAGAGATGAAAAATCTTAGCTTGGAATATGCAGCCGGGACGGCTACCTTTGTGGAAATAATTGCAAAGTGGTGGTCCGTGGTGAACGTCAGAACTGTCAATGACACACGGACGTCGCAGAACGAGCTGCAGTCGCCCATAACATCGATGGAGGGACCGCAGATTGAGTTCTTGAGCGAGTTCATAGACTGGCTCGATGCATGGGAGGAAATAGACGGGGTCGCTGGAAGGCTGGAACGCGACACGTGCAGTGCGTTGCATCTAACCTGTTACTCTTTGATCGAACTAACGAGGTACTGTCTGGAAGAACTTAGGTTGGGAACCGTCCTGTTGGGGAAATTTCAGACGGACCGGCTGCAGGACAGATTTGGATCTCATAAAGTCGTGTGA
- the LOC135400673 gene encoding procathepsin L-like, with translation MRWCVVFLTLFAIACAVDYHELVGAQWEAFKATHGKEYESKTEEHFRKKIFMENSHKVARHNAKFARNEVSYKLAMNEFGDLLHQEFVSTRNGFKRNYREFGNSGSTYLEPANVNDTHLPHTVDWRKEGAVTPVKNQGQCGSCWAFSTTGSLEGQHFRKTHVLVSLSEQNLVDCSKSFGNNGCNGGLMDNAFRYIKENGGIDTEKSYPYNGTEGTCEFRKSRVGATDSGFVDIESGSELKLKRAVATVGPVSVAIDASHESFQFYSEGVYDEPDCDSEELDHGVLVVGYGTLDGIPYWLVKNSWGTTWGDEGYVYMKRNDDNMCGIATQASYPLV, from the exons ATGAGGTGGTGTGTGGTGTTCCTGACCCTCTTCGCCATTGCTTGCGCTGTGGACTACCATGAGCTTGTTGGAGCACAGTGGGAAGCCTTCAAGGCAACTCATG GCAAAGAATATGAATCTAAGACCGAAGAACACTTCAGGAAGAAGATATTCATGGAGAACAGTCACAAGGTTGCACGTCATAATGCAAAGTTTGCACGAAATGAAGTGTCGTACAAGTTGGCCATGAATGAGTTCGGTGACTTG TTGCATCAGGAGTTTGTGAGTACGCGCAACGGCTTCAAACGTAACTATCGTGAATTTGGGAACAGTGGAAGCACCTACCTGGAGCCAGCCAATGTGAACGACACCCACTTGCCACACACTGTAGATTGGAGGAAAGAGGGAGCAGTAACGCCAGTGAAGAACCAGGGACAGTGTGGATCTTGCTGGGCTTTCAGTACT ACCGGATCACTTGAAGGACAACATTTTCGCAAGACCCACGTGTTAGTGTCCCTGAGTGAGCAAAACTTGGTTGACTGTTCAAAATCGTTTGGCAACAACGGTTGCAATGGAGGACTGATGGACAACGCATTCCGTTACATCAAGGAAAATGGCGGTATTGACACAGAGAAGAGCTACCCGTATAATGGCACG GAGGGCACGTGCGAGTTCCGCAAGAGCCGAGTTGGAGCAACTGACTCTGGGTTTGTGGACATTGAGAGTGGCAGTGAGCTGAAGCTGAAGCGAGCAGTGGCCACCGTTGGACCCGTCTCTGTGGCTATCGATGCCAGCCACGAGTCCTTCCAGTTTTATTCTGAAG GTGTGTATGATGAACCTGACTGTGACTCTGAGGAGCTTGACCATGGAGTGCTTGTGGTAGGCTATGGAACATTGGATGGCATACCTTACTGGTTGGTCAAGAACAG CTGGGGCACAACGTGGGGTGACGAAGGATATGTGTACATGAAGAGGAATGATGACAACATGTGTGGCATTGCTACCCAGGCTAGCTACCCTCTCGTCTGA